The following proteins are encoded in a genomic region of Chaetodon auriga isolate fChaAug3 chromosome 8, fChaAug3.hap1, whole genome shotgun sequence:
- the m6pr gene encoding cation-dependent mannose-6-phosphate receptor: MKVAHSQSGGSFLVWTLAVQLVLCGSGVYTSDSTKNCKLPAESDSERKVLSRLEPLAHKNFSVVTKTEKESYTYVFQLCGDAAGVPGAGVVQLDSKQESKPIVIGSYNSTQAIGGSDWVMLIYRNGDTYDAHCSKEKRKAIVMISCDRNMDAGPLEVVLEDRDREQDCFYLFEMDSSAVCPLIQSKLSTGSIILIIAICLLAVYLIGGFLYQRLIVGAKGMEQFPNYAFWVEFGNLTADGCDFVCRSRNRDEAPAYRGVVAEPLEEEPEERDDHLLPM; encoded by the exons ATGAAG gtGGCCCATAGTCAGAGTGGAGGGTCCTTCCTGGTGTGGACCCTTGCTGTTCAGCTGGTCCTGTGTGGGAGTGGGGTGTACACCAGTGACAGCACCAAGAACTGCAAACTGCCTGCTGAGTCTGATTCAGAACGGAAAGTCCTCAGTCGACTAGAGCCACTCGCCCATAAGAA CTTTTCAGTCGtgaccaaaacagaaaaagagagttACACATATGTGTTCCAGTTGTGTGGAGATGCAGCGGGTGTTCCAGGAGCAGGGGTTGTTCAGTTGGACAGCAAGCAAGAAAGTAAACCAATAGTGATTGGATCGTACAATTCAACACAGGCCATTGGAGGAA GTGACTGGGTGATGTTGATCTACAGAAACGGCGACACATATGATGCCCACTGCTccaaggagaagaggaaagccATTGTCATGATCTCTTGCGACAGGAATATGGATGCG GGTCcgctggaggtggtgctggaggacagggacagggagcAGGACTGTTTCTACCTGTTTGAGATGGACTCCAGTGCAGTGTGCCCACTTATTCAGTCCAAGCTCAGCACTGGCTCCATAATACTCATCAT TGCGATCTGTCTTCTGGCTGTTTACCTCATTGGAGGTTTCCTCTACCAGCGACTGATTGTCGGAGCCAAAGGGATGGAGCAATTCCCAAATTATGCCTTTTGGGTGGAGTTTGGCAATCTGACAGCG GATGGATGTGACTTTGTGTGCCGGTCACGAAATCGTGACGAGGCCCCGGCGTACAGAGGAGTGGTTGCTGAACCTTTAGAAGAAGagccagaggagagagatgacCACTTACTACCTATGTGA